Below is a genomic region from Chloroflexota bacterium.
GGACGCGGTGGGCAGGGCGGCCGATGCGGCGGGCGAACCGCCGCTCGATCCGGACGCACCCGATGATCCGGCCGCGGTGGTCGACGGAGCCGGCGGGTACGTCCAGCCCGCCTGGCCGATGGGTGAGCAGGCGGCGACCGCGGCCGCGATGAGGCCGCCTCCGGCGAGGACGGAGCCGCGGAGGAATCCGCGGCGGCTGAGCGACGGGCCATCGGGGAGCGGGTGGTGCAGGTCGCCCTGCGGCAGCGTATCCATGCCGCGAATCGTGCGCGCTGGGCACGTGGTGCGTGACGTGACGTCCGGCCCGTTTCGAGGGGCCGGAGGGCGTCTGCCTGCGGTGGTGAGGACGTCCGCCTGCGGTTGTGAGGGCGGTCTACACTCCGGGCGATGATCGACGAACCGACTGCGCGTCCGACCGATCCGGCGCCGCGAACGTCCGCTCCGCCCGCCGCCGCGCTCGAGGCCCTCAACGAGGCCGCCCGGAGCATCGCCGGTGTCCTCGACGTGGAGCGGGTCCTGCAGCTCATCGCGGACCGCGTCCGGGAGCTCGTGGACGCCCGATATGCCGCTCTCGGCATCGTCCATCCTGACGGCCACCTCGAACGGTTCATCACCAGCGGACTCACCCGGATCGAGCGCGAGGCGGTCGGGGCCCTGCCGCGCGGTCACGGCATCCTCGGCCTCATCATCCGCGAGGGCCGTTCGTTCCGGATCGCGGACATCGCGACCGATCCACGACGGGCGGGCTTCCCACCGAACCATCCGCCGATGCATTCGTTCCTCGGTGTGCCGGTCACGGTCCGCGGTCGACCGGTCGGCAACTTCTACCTCACCGACAAGATCGGGGCAGCGGAGTTCTCGGAGGTGGACGAGCGACTCGCCGAGATGTTCGCCCTGCACGCCGGGATCGCCATCGACAACGCCCGCCTCCATGAACAGGTCGAGCAGCTCGCGATCGTCGGCGAGCGCGAGCGGATCGGCCGGGACCTCCACGACGGGATCATCCAGGGGATGTATGCGATCGCGCTCTCGCTCGAGGACGTGGCGGACCTCATGGCCACCGACCCCGCGGAGGCGGCCGCGCGGGTCGATCGCTCGATCGACGCGATC
It encodes:
- a CDS encoding GAF domain-containing sensor histidine kinase, with amino-acid sequence MIDEPTARPTDPAPRTSAPPAAALEALNEAARSIAGVLDVERVLQLIADRVRELVDARYAALGIVHPDGHLERFITSGLTRIEREAVGALPRGHGILGLIIREGRSFRIADIATDPRRAGFPPNHPPMHSFLGVPVTVRGRPVGNFYLTDKIGAAEFSEVDERLAEMFALHAGIAIDNARLHEQVEQLAIVGERERIGRDLHDGIIQGMYAIALSLEDVADLMATDPAEAAARVDRSIDAINLGIRDIRNFIFGLRPELLETAGLIEGLAALVDESRINTMIDLELSTEGISGDELGEDERAQLLQIAREALSNVARHSGASRATVRMDRLDHRLRLAVSDNGVGFDPDADRGPMHRGLANMRARAAALGGDLVVDSVAGSGARLLVQVPFGVPIDL